In Streptomyces sp. NBC_00878, a single window of DNA contains:
- a CDS encoding oxidoreductase — MSGWTAQDIPDQSGRTAVVTGANSGIGYVTARELARRGARVVLACRSEARGTEAADRLAIEVPDADAEFVRLDLGDLDSVREFAAAYARRYDRLDLLVNNAGVMALPQGRTADGFETQFGVNHLGHFALTGLLLPTLLATSGASGAPGARVVSVSSFMHAQANIDINDLNSERKYGRWTAYARSKTANLLFVHELARRLAAIGSDVVAAAAHPGYAATNLQTAAPKMQGRKASVRFMEIGNRLFAQSAEAGALPSLYAATAPEAGPDSFTGPSILAWRGSPAKSWRAKWTLNDTAGQRLWEESERLTGIAYDALKA; from the coding sequence ATGAGCGGCTGGACTGCGCAGGACATCCCCGACCAGAGCGGCCGTACGGCCGTCGTCACCGGGGCGAACAGCGGGATCGGGTACGTCACCGCCCGCGAACTGGCCCGGCGCGGGGCGCGCGTCGTCCTCGCCTGTCGCAGTGAGGCGCGCGGCACCGAGGCGGCCGACCGCCTGGCCATCGAAGTCCCCGACGCGGACGCGGAGTTCGTACGGCTGGATCTCGGGGACCTGGACTCCGTACGGGAGTTCGCGGCGGCGTACGCGCGGCGGTACGACCGTCTCGACCTGCTCGTCAACAACGCGGGCGTGATGGCGCTGCCGCAGGGCCGCACGGCGGACGGCTTCGAGACGCAGTTCGGGGTCAACCACCTCGGCCACTTCGCGCTCACCGGGCTGCTCCTGCCGACGCTGCTCGCCACGTCCGGTGCGTCCGGGGCGCCCGGCGCCCGTGTGGTGAGCGTGTCCAGCTTCATGCACGCGCAGGCCAACATCGACATCAACGACCTCAACAGCGAGCGCAAGTACGGGCGTTGGACCGCGTACGCGCGCTCGAAGACGGCGAACCTGCTGTTCGTCCACGAGTTGGCGCGCCGGCTCGCCGCCATCGGCTCCGATGTCGTGGCGGCTGCCGCGCACCCCGGCTACGCCGCCACCAACCTCCAGACCGCGGCCCCGAAGATGCAGGGCCGCAAGGCCTCCGTACGGTTCATGGAGATCGGCAACCGACTCTTCGCCCAGTCCGCGGAGGCGGGCGCCCTCCCCAGCCTGTACGCGGCGACCGCCCCCGAAGCGGGCCCGGACTCCTTCACCGGCCCTTCCATCCTTGCCTGGCGCGGCTCCCCCGCGAAGTCGTGGCGCGCCAAGTGGACCCTCAACGACACGGCGGGGCAACGACTTTGGGAGGAGTCGGAGCGGCTGACGGGCATCGCGTACGACGCCCTGAAGGCATGA
- a CDS encoding alkaline phosphatase PhoX: protein MERRTLLRAAVLGGSSAVFGGTLWRGAAYAAPAQPGTGPYGALGAADANGVRLPSGFTSRVIARSGQTVTGTSYTWHNAPDGGACYADGAGWIYVSNSEINPSGGASAVKFSSAGAITGAYRILSGTRQNCAGGKTPWNTWLSCEEVSLGYVYETDPWGVNAAVRRDAMGRFKHEAAAADPVRRVVYLTEDETNGCLYRFVPTTWGNLSAGTLQVMVAGTATSGSFTWANVPDPDGSPTTTRTQVSGSKKFNGGEGCHYADDTVWFTTKGDNRVWQLNLASNTYELAYDDSLVTSGTAPLTGVDNITGSASGDLFVAEDGGNMEICVITPNDVIAPFLRIDGQSGSEITGPAFSPDGTRLYFSSQRGTSGSSSGGITYEVRGPFRS from the coding sequence GTGGAACGTCGTACTCTCCTGCGTGCGGCCGTCCTCGGCGGTTCGTCCGCCGTCTTCGGTGGAACCCTGTGGCGCGGCGCCGCGTACGCCGCACCCGCCCAGCCCGGCACCGGCCCGTACGGGGCACTCGGCGCGGCGGACGCGAACGGCGTCAGGCTGCCGAGCGGTTTCACCAGCCGGGTGATAGCCCGGTCCGGCCAGACGGTCACCGGCACGTCCTACACCTGGCACAACGCCCCTGATGGCGGGGCCTGTTACGCGGATGGCGCCGGCTGGATCTACGTATCCAACTCGGAGATCAACCCCTCCGGCGGCGCGAGCGCGGTGAAGTTCTCGTCGGCGGGCGCCATCACGGGCGCGTACCGCATCCTGTCCGGCACCCGGCAGAACTGCGCGGGCGGGAAGACGCCGTGGAACACCTGGCTGTCCTGCGAGGAGGTGTCCCTCGGGTACGTGTACGAGACGGACCCGTGGGGTGTGAACGCGGCCGTGCGCCGGGACGCGATGGGCCGCTTCAAACACGAGGCGGCGGCCGCCGACCCGGTGCGCCGGGTGGTGTACCTGACGGAGGACGAGACCAACGGCTGCCTCTACCGCTTCGTCCCCACCACCTGGGGCAACCTGTCCGCCGGCACCCTTCAGGTCATGGTCGCCGGGACGGCCACCTCCGGCTCTTTCACCTGGGCGAACGTGCCCGACCCGGACGGCTCCCCCACTACGACCCGTACGCAGGTCTCCGGCTCGAAGAAGTTCAACGGCGGCGAGGGCTGCCACTACGCCGACGACACGGTCTGGTTCACCACCAAGGGCGACAACCGCGTCTGGCAGCTCAACCTGGCAAGCAACACATACGAGTTGGCGTACGACGACTCGCTCGTGACCTCCGGTACGGCCCCGCTGACCGGCGTCGACAACATCACCGGCAGCGCTTCGGGCGACCTGTTCGTCGCGGAGGACGGCGGCAACATGGAGATCTGCGTGATCACGCCGAACGACGTGATCGCCCCGTTCCTGCGCATCGACGGCCAGTCCGGCTCGGAGATCACCGGCCCCGCCTTCTCCCCCGACGGAACCCGCCTCTACTTCTCCAGCCAGCGCGGCACCAGCGGCAGTTCGTCCGGTGGGATCACGTACGAGGTGAGGGGCCCGTTCCGCTCGTAA
- a CDS encoding LAETG motif-containing sortase-dependent surface protein — protein sequence MKLLRKPAAVAVAALALTALSATTAQAHDGEHPFKNCTEAYENGYSDISKGDEHYADDLDRDQDGIGCDQPPADFVPAEDQGTGDGGTEDTSSDDEGQDTGQKATDLAKTGGSGATPYIAAGGAVVLLAGGGVLFTVRKRRDAR from the coding sequence GTGAAGTTGCTCCGCAAGCCCGCCGCCGTGGCCGTCGCCGCGCTGGCGCTCACCGCCCTGTCGGCCACCACCGCCCAGGCCCACGACGGCGAACACCCGTTCAAGAACTGCACCGAGGCGTACGAGAACGGGTACTCCGACATCTCCAAGGGTGACGAGCACTACGCCGACGACCTGGACCGCGACCAGGACGGCATCGGCTGCGACCAGCCACCGGCGGACTTCGTCCCCGCGGAGGACCAGGGCACGGGCGACGGGGGCACCGAGGACACCTCCTCGGACGACGAGGGGCAGGACACGGGACAGAAGGCAACCGACCTGGCGAAGACCGGAGGCAGCGGCGCCACCCCGTACATCGCGGCCGGCGGCGCGGTCGTCCTGCTCGCCGGAGGCGGGGTGCTGTTCACGGTGCGCAAGCGCCGCGACGCCCGCTGA